A window of Haliscomenobacter hydrossis DSM 1100 contains these coding sequences:
- a CDS encoding MFS transporter: MQADKLSAGQYKVTATGFLSLFSIVGIMFYGLPFFFDFWVKEFGWSRAMVTSGNLAGKVIVGPLFGFAAGWFIDRFGPRRLMLSGILMVGLAVMGLGIMQSVWQFYTFYFLIALGYMCGGPLPNQVLISRWFSTARGKAMGIAYLGIGVGGMLVPHIARWLNQEAGWRTALTVLGGIIIVVAFPMAWFVKESPDEQAEEHKTPEPKVSLSSVVRSKSFYLLAIGSMCSIGAVAGVSQNLKLFLSLDLQYSQGQAASIMSLVLGSSIIGRLLMGWLADRFAKKHVMLLIYAIVSLSILLLYSSTTPTAIYVFAVLFGIGLGGDYMIIPLMAAELFGVKVMGRVMGLILTVDGLAEAFGPIMAGALRDRTGSYAMGFTALIVLSVVGCIAVGLLPGKQKDLPTKTGY; encoded by the coding sequence ATGCAAGCAGACAAATTAAGTGCAGGACAGTACAAAGTCACCGCCACCGGTTTTTTAAGTTTGTTTTCCATTGTAGGCATCATGTTCTATGGGCTTCCCTTTTTCTTTGATTTTTGGGTAAAAGAATTTGGTTGGTCCAGGGCCATGGTCACCTCTGGAAACCTGGCGGGGAAAGTGATTGTCGGCCCACTTTTTGGCTTTGCAGCCGGGTGGTTCATCGACCGTTTTGGCCCACGGCGACTGATGTTGTCCGGCATCCTGATGGTTGGACTAGCCGTGATGGGTCTGGGGATCATGCAGTCCGTATGGCAATTTTATACGTTTTACTTTCTGATCGCCCTGGGCTACATGTGCGGTGGTCCACTGCCCAATCAGGTGCTGATTTCCAGGTGGTTTAGTACCGCCCGGGGGAAAGCGATGGGCATTGCTTATTTGGGTATTGGCGTTGGCGGGATGTTGGTGCCCCACATTGCGCGCTGGTTGAATCAGGAGGCGGGCTGGCGTACGGCCCTGACCGTGCTGGGTGGGATCATCATTGTGGTGGCCTTTCCGATGGCCTGGTTTGTCAAGGAGAGTCCCGATGAACAGGCTGAAGAACATAAAACGCCGGAGCCCAAAGTATCTTTATCCAGTGTCGTGAGAAGCAAATCCTTCTATCTATTGGCCATTGGCAGCATGTGCTCGATTGGCGCAGTGGCGGGGGTCAGCCAGAACCTCAAACTGTTTTTGAGTCTCGATTTGCAATACAGCCAAGGACAGGCGGCCAGCATCATGTCACTGGTTTTGGGTTCCAGCATCATTGGGCGTTTATTAATGGGTTGGTTGGCGGATCGTTTTGCCAAAAAGCACGTCATGTTGCTCATTTACGCGATTGTCAGTTTGTCCATTTTGTTGCTGTACAGCAGCACAACGCCTACCGCCATTTATGTGTTTGCTGTGCTGTTTGGCATTGGGCTGGGTGGCGATTACATGATCATTCCCTTGATGGCCGCAGAGTTGTTTGGGGTAAAAGTAATGGGCCGGGTGATGGGACTTATTTTAACCGTTGATGGCCTGGCGGAGGCCTTTGGACCCATTATGGCGGGTGCCTTGCGCGACAGAACGGGCAGTTATGCGATGGGCTTTACGGCCTTGATTGTGTTGTCGGTGGTCGGTTGTATTGCGGTGGGGTTGTTGCCGGGTAAGCAAAAGGATTTACCCACAAAAACTGGGTATTGA
- a CDS encoding translocation/assembly module TamB domain-containing protein, which yields MRPNEVTKKNRPLLTKIGRGIIVFFFSIVLLLALLLLLLQTKPVQNFARKKIVAYLEQKLGTTLAIKRLDISFPKMLVLEGVYVEDQTKDTLLAGHQLKVDIDLFQLLNNRVQINEIVLKGITLKLKRPASDQPFNYQFIVDAFATEEENPSPDTSALIMAVDKLILDDTRLVFLDVLTGNDVDVYLGHAQLRIARIDANKLEYDVPQIDIRGLRGRVNQNTPLEITAVNTNPNPELVNEKPEYFKFTNQQTRLRDVDFAYSSEAAAINTNFTFKDLQVSPKTIDLEKNLIALHKLQLSDFTGRIDLNTQAEAELIKLTTQTDQELQTEYLPWKFTADLVRLHNSNLIYNDNTQVRQKSGMDYAHLNLQNLTLHGDDFLYNRDTIALRIRKGQMWEGSGFRLEQLQADFQYTSREVRLEKLWIKTPGSTIQRRAILSYPSVAAIQKNPALMGLNLDIENSRIQVKDLLTFVPFLANQPAFKNPAAVFELNTNMFGSLARLNIRELQFSGFENTQADLSGTIHNATDPDHFSVDLNIRQFSTSRNDALLFVPPNSIPDSITLPESMSLSGTVKGSAANLNADLDLRTPLGNAQVNGTISNAARSQKAAYNATIAVQALQVGTILQQPETLGALSAKFAVQGKGYEVKTAEVQAKGVVTSAVYNKYTYRDFQLDATLIKQQFDVRGGMKDPNLHFTVQATGELGGAYPAFAGTLNIDSIKTGPLHLSTDPIVYRGVIKADVPALNLDSLNGQIYLLNSLLISNNQRVNIDSIELVASYQDGQQSLDLSTHFAQARLSGQYKLTQLGDIFTQAIQPYFAIVPSSTLPDTSLVYDFSLQATVSDHVAIQAFLPDLQRMDDIVLDAHFSSASGWFANLTSPNIAYGANRISGLNLRAQTQGDHIRFTTSIAEIGNGETFVVQGTQMRASIANNQIDFGLRIGDDARRDKYRLSGLFAQETEGHYSLSLRSDSLLLNYEPWAIDGNNQIRFGDNLVNARHFDLSRKNQHLRINSRDSSSNSPLGISFENFHLSTLTGFLQVDSLFADGTLNGNIVLNDIYTQLNFTTDLTINNLEVERDTIGDINAKISNPKPNVFATDISIKGRGNDVALTGNYYLKAEDKSTMDFNLAVKSLQWNTLEGLSMGAIRNGKGFLSGNVKIGNKPTAPDIAGRLGFNETSMVISMLNSEFKIDNEQIIAVENQGLRFNSFTIRDSSENKLTINGVAKTTNYLNYTFDLSLLANNFRALNTSKKDNDLYYGQLFFDTNVKITGTETAPVVEGTLRINESTRLTAVIPQEQPGVVERDGIVVFVDKDAPLNDALFLKQMDTLNKTDIQGMEVSVNIEIDKKAVLNLIVDEGNGDFLRLQGEAVLNGGIDKSGKITLTGSYELEEGAYEMSFNVIRRRFDIQKGSKITWIGEPTNALVDITAVYLANTSAVELIQDQITEARTDMRYQQKLPFAVYLNMDGSLMQPVLTFDIVLPEESTTRIDNDIAGQVEMRLNQLKAEPSELNKQVFALLLLNRFISENPFESSTGVLNVSTLARQSVSKMLTEQLNNLASGLISGVDLNFDIVSSEDYTSGSLQNKTDLNVGLSKRLLNDRLNVSIGTNFELEGARQSNETGAGGSSISPNLNIEYLLSQDGKYLLRAYRRNEYEGVIDGYVVETGIGFVLSMDYDKFKEIFEARKMRRKASKVGKRKEEDEE from the coding sequence ATGCGACCAAATGAAGTAACAAAAAAAAACAGACCGCTTTTAACCAAAATTGGACGTGGAATCATTGTCTTTTTCTTCTCCATCGTATTGTTGCTTGCCTTATTACTCTTGCTCCTGCAAACCAAACCCGTCCAAAATTTTGCCAGAAAAAAAATTGTCGCTTATCTCGAACAAAAGCTGGGTACTACCTTGGCCATCAAGCGACTGGATATCTCCTTTCCCAAAATGCTGGTACTGGAAGGGGTGTACGTTGAAGACCAAACCAAAGACACCCTGCTGGCTGGTCATCAATTGAAAGTCGACATCGACCTGTTTCAATTGCTCAACAATCGGGTACAAATCAATGAAATCGTATTAAAGGGCATTACGCTGAAACTAAAGCGACCAGCTTCAGATCAGCCCTTCAATTACCAGTTTATCGTAGACGCTTTTGCGACCGAGGAAGAAAATCCCAGTCCGGATACCTCCGCCCTCATTATGGCCGTGGATAAATTAATCCTCGACGATACCCGCCTGGTATTTTTGGATGTACTTACGGGCAATGATGTGGATGTTTACCTCGGGCATGCCCAACTGCGGATCGCCCGCATTGATGCGAACAAACTGGAATACGATGTCCCCCAAATTGATATTCGTGGTTTAAGGGGCAGGGTCAATCAAAACACGCCTTTGGAAATTACCGCTGTCAATACCAATCCCAACCCTGAGCTGGTCAACGAAAAACCGGAATACTTCAAATTTACGAATCAACAAACGCGCCTACGGGATGTAGACTTCGCCTACAGCAGTGAAGCTGCGGCCATCAACACCAACTTTACCTTCAAAGACCTGCAAGTTTCCCCGAAAACCATCGACCTGGAAAAAAACCTGATTGCCCTCCACAAACTGCAACTAAGTGATTTTACAGGCCGAATTGACCTGAATACCCAAGCTGAAGCGGAGCTCATCAAACTGACCACCCAAACCGATCAGGAACTACAAACGGAGTACCTGCCCTGGAAATTCACCGCTGACCTTGTTCGCCTCCACAACAGCAACCTCATTTACAACGACAACACCCAAGTCCGCCAGAAAAGTGGCATGGATTACGCGCATTTAAACCTCCAGAACCTGACCTTGCACGGCGACGATTTTTTGTACAACCGGGATACCATCGCCCTAAGGATCAGGAAAGGGCAAATGTGGGAAGGCAGTGGATTTAGACTGGAGCAATTGCAAGCAGATTTTCAGTATACCAGCCGTGAAGTACGTTTGGAAAAGTTATGGATCAAAACCCCCGGTTCCACGATCCAGCGGAGGGCCATCCTCAGTTATCCTTCGGTGGCCGCAATTCAAAAAAATCCAGCACTGATGGGGCTCAATTTGGACATCGAGAATAGCCGCATCCAGGTCAAAGACCTCCTCACTTTTGTCCCTTTCCTGGCCAACCAACCTGCGTTCAAAAACCCCGCTGCCGTCTTTGAACTCAATACCAACATGTTTGGTAGCCTGGCCCGACTCAACATCCGGGAATTGCAGTTCAGCGGTTTTGAAAATACCCAGGCCGACCTCTCCGGAACCATCCACAATGCGACCGACCCCGATCATTTTTCAGTCGACCTCAACATTCGCCAATTCAGTACCAGCCGCAATGACGCCTTGCTTTTTGTGCCGCCCAACAGCATTCCCGACAGCATTACGCTGCCAGAATCCATGTCGCTCTCCGGAACGGTAAAAGGCAGCGCAGCAAACCTGAACGCAGATCTTGACCTCCGCACGCCCTTGGGTAATGCCCAGGTGAATGGAACCATCAGCAATGCTGCCCGCTCCCAAAAGGCGGCCTACAATGCCACCATCGCCGTACAGGCCTTGCAGGTAGGAACCATCCTGCAACAGCCGGAAACGCTGGGGGCACTCAGTGCAAAATTTGCGGTACAAGGAAAAGGTTATGAGGTAAAAACCGCAGAAGTGCAGGCCAAAGGCGTTGTCACCAGCGCCGTTTACAACAAATATACTTACCGCGATTTTCAACTGGATGCGACTTTGATCAAGCAACAGTTTGATGTGCGCGGGGGCATGAAAGACCCAAACCTGCATTTCACGGTGCAGGCCACCGGCGAATTGGGCGGAGCGTATCCCGCTTTTGCCGGAACCTTGAACATTGACAGCATAAAAACTGGCCCGCTGCACCTGAGCACCGACCCAATCGTTTACCGGGGCGTCATCAAAGCGGATGTTCCGGCGCTGAATCTGGACAGTTTGAATGGGCAGATTTATTTGCTCAATTCTTTGCTGATCAGCAACAACCAACGCGTAAACATCGATTCCATTGAGTTGGTAGCCAGCTACCAAGACGGGCAGCAATCGCTCGATTTAAGCACCCATTTTGCCCAGGCCAGGCTCAGCGGCCAGTACAAGCTGACCCAGTTGGGCGATATTTTTACGCAGGCCATCCAGCCTTATTTTGCCATCGTCCCCAGCTCCACCCTTCCCGATACCTCCCTGGTTTATGACTTTAGTCTTCAGGCCACGGTCAGCGATCATGTGGCCATCCAGGCTTTTTTGCCCGATTTGCAGCGGATGGATGACATCGTGCTTGACGCCCACTTTTCCAGCGCCAGCGGATGGTTTGCAAATTTAACTTCACCCAATATTGCCTATGGAGCCAATCGAATTTCCGGATTAAATCTCCGTGCACAAACCCAGGGCGATCACATCCGCTTCACTACCAGCATCGCGGAAATCGGCAATGGAGAAACTTTTGTGGTGCAAGGCACCCAAATGCGGGCCAGCATCGCCAACAATCAGATCGATTTTGGACTACGCATCGGCGACGACGCCCGGCGAGATAAATACCGGCTCTCCGGGCTTTTTGCCCAGGAAACGGAAGGACACTATTCGTTGTCGCTTCGATCGGATAGTTTATTGCTGAATTACGAGCCTTGGGCCATCGACGGCAACAATCAGATTCGTTTTGGCGATAATCTGGTCAATGCCCGCCATTTTGATTTGAGCCGAAAAAATCAACACCTGAGAATCAACAGCCGGGATAGTTCCAGCAATAGCCCTTTGGGCATCAGTTTTGAAAACTTCCACCTGTCCACACTTACCGGATTTTTGCAGGTAGATTCATTGTTTGCCGACGGCACCCTCAACGGAAACATCGTTTTGAATGACATCTATACGCAGTTAAACTTTACGACCGACCTGACCATCAACAACCTGGAGGTGGAAAGGGATACGATCGGCGACATCAATGCCAAAATCAGTAACCCCAAACCCAATGTTTTTGCCACCGATATCAGCATCAAAGGCCGTGGCAACGATGTAGCGCTCACCGGAAACTATTACCTCAAGGCGGAAGATAAAAGCACGATGGACTTTAATCTGGCGGTCAAAAGTTTACAATGGAATACGCTCGAAGGCCTAAGTATGGGGGCCATCCGGAATGGGAAAGGATTCCTGAGTGGCAATGTGAAAATTGGCAACAAACCCACTGCGCCCGACATTGCTGGCCGCCTAGGTTTCAACGAAACCAGCATGGTCATCAGCATGCTCAACAGCGAGTTTAAAATTGACAATGAACAAATTATCGCTGTAGAAAACCAGGGACTGCGTTTCAATTCATTCACCATCCGCGACTCATCTGAAAACAAGTTAACCATCAATGGGGTGGCCAAAACGACCAACTATTTGAATTACACCTTTGACCTGAGCCTGCTGGCCAATAATTTCAGGGCACTGAATACGAGTAAAAAGGACAATGACCTGTATTACGGCCAACTCTTTTTTGATACGAATGTAAAAATCACTGGCACCGAAACCGCACCAGTTGTAGAGGGTACCCTGCGCATCAATGAAAGCACCCGCCTAACCGCCGTGATCCCACAAGAACAGCCGGGGGTGGTGGAACGCGACGGGATCGTGGTATTTGTAGACAAGGACGCCCCTCTGAATGATGCTTTGTTTTTGAAACAAATGGATACCCTGAACAAAACCGACATCCAGGGAATGGAGGTTTCGGTCAATATCGAAATAGACAAAAAAGCGGTGCTGAATTTGATCGTCGATGAGGGCAATGGAGATTTTCTCCGCCTCCAGGGCGAAGCGGTGTTGAATGGTGGCATCGACAAAAGTGGAAAAATAACCCTCACCGGGTCTTATGAATTGGAAGAGGGCGCTTACGAAATGTCCTTCAATGTGATCCGTCGCCGTTTCGATATTCAAAAAGGCAGCAAAATTACCTGGATCGGCGAGCCTACCAATGCCCTCGTAGACATTACCGCGGTGTATCTGGCCAATACGTCGGCAGTGGAGCTGATTCAGGATCAAATCACCGAGGCCCGAACCGACATGCGTTACCAGCAAAAACTTCCTTTTGCGGTGTACCTGAATATGGATGGCTCACTGATGCAACCGGTTCTCACGTTCGACATTGTTTTGCCGGAAGAAAGCACCACGCGCATCGACAATGACATTGCCGGCCAGGTGGAAATGCGGCTGAATCAGCTAAAGGCCGAACCTTCGGAGTTGAACAAGCAGGTTTTTGCCTTGCTCTTGCTGAATCGATTCATCTCCGAAAATCCATTTGAAAGCAGCACCGGAGTCCTCAATGTGAGCACTTTGGCCCGCCAGAGTGTCAGCAAAATGTTGACCGAACAGTTGAACAACCTCGCCAGTGGTTTGATTTCCGGCGTAGACCTCAATTTTGACATCGTTTCTTCGGAGGATTATACTTCGGGCAGCTTGCAAAATAAAACCGACCTGAATGTGGGCCTTTCCAAACGTTTGTTGAACGATCGCCTGAACGTTTCCATCGGGACCAATTTTGAACTCGAAGGAGCTCGTCAAAGCAATGAAACGGGTGCGGGAGGCAGTAGTATATCACCCAATCTGAACATCGAATACCTCCTTTCCCAGGATGGAAAGTACCTCTTGAGGGCCTATCGCCGCAACGAATATGAAGGCGTGATAGATGGTTATGTGGTAGAAACCGGGATTGGATTTGTGCTTTCAATGGATTACGACAAATTTAAAGAAATATTCGAGGCCAGAAAAATGCGGAGAAAGGCGTCCAAAGTAGGAAAAAGAAAGGAAGAAGATGAAGAATAA
- a CDS encoding BamA/TamA family outer membrane protein: MKNKRVVLFAFTISLVVLLAGCSSIKSVPENDALYTGARIKITSTEVPSKQKKALQSTLEGLPRPKPNTRVLGMPIKLWLYNLGSKKGLGAWLRRKYGEAPVLLSAVKLGYNADLLDNYLENRGFFQAKVQGDTTVIGKKASAEYTVATGPEYKIRSITFPADSGILASAIRATQPKTLLVPGAPFNLDLIKGERTRIDIDLKEQGFYYFSGEYLLLETDSTVGNYEVDLYLQVKPETPSAARQTYDINNVYIYSNYNLSTISPDTSLANAELYAGGYYVIDSAQLFRQRVFEQSMQFLPGDLYSRKDHNTTLSWLINLGSFKFVKNRFESVLDSTKLNAFYYLTPLPKQSLRAELTGTTKTNNLVGSQVTLGWRHRNIFRGAEHLAVNLFGSTEVQVSGNFGKSNPFRLGGEITLSIPRFVVPFLDIRGRSEFVPRTNLQLGYELLNRQNLYTLNSFRGNFGYTWKENLQKEHQLNPFTFNYVKPLEVAQQYLDSIVKNPSLAKIVEEQFIVGSTYNYSYNELAGSTRRTGFYFNGLLDIAGTFAGLVNGSNWRNNEVGTLLGVKFSQYAKAEIDLRYYKQLDRRSQWVNRLILGFGYPYGNSRQLPFVKQFFSGGNNSLRGFRSRTVGPGRYTPPNRDNPGVLFLPDQSGDMKLEFNSEYRPKLFSIVEGALFFDAGNVWLLNEDPLKPGAQFSSRFLKELAVDAGFGLRLDFTILLLRLDFAFPLKVPYLDKLPNKNMVFNLAIGYPF, encoded by the coding sequence ATGAAGAATAAGCGCGTAGTACTTTTTGCTTTCACCATCTCTCTGGTCGTCTTGCTGGCTGGGTGCAGCAGCATTAAATCTGTTCCCGAAAATGACGCCTTGTATACCGGGGCAAGGATAAAAATAACCAGCACTGAAGTACCCTCAAAACAAAAAAAAGCCCTGCAAAGTACCCTGGAAGGCCTACCCAGACCCAAACCGAATACTCGGGTTTTAGGTATGCCCATTAAACTGTGGCTGTACAATCTGGGCAGTAAAAAAGGCCTGGGCGCCTGGCTGCGCCGCAAATATGGCGAAGCGCCCGTTTTGCTCAGCGCGGTAAAACTGGGATACAATGCCGATTTATTGGACAACTATCTCGAAAATCGGGGCTTTTTTCAGGCAAAAGTGCAAGGTGACACCACTGTAATTGGCAAAAAAGCCAGCGCCGAATATACCGTAGCGACCGGGCCTGAATATAAAATCAGGAGCATTACTTTTCCTGCTGACAGTGGCATCCTGGCAAGTGCCATTCGTGCCACCCAGCCCAAAACACTGCTGGTTCCTGGTGCTCCTTTTAACCTCGACCTCATCAAAGGAGAAAGGACCCGCATTGACATCGACTTGAAAGAGCAGGGTTTTTACTACTTCAGTGGCGAATACCTCCTGCTCGAAACCGATAGCACCGTAGGCAATTATGAAGTGGATTTGTACCTTCAGGTAAAACCGGAAACCCCCTCCGCCGCCAGGCAAACTTACGACATCAATAACGTGTACATTTATTCCAATTACAACCTCTCCACCATCAGTCCCGATACCAGCTTGGCCAATGCCGAATTGTATGCGGGAGGGTATTATGTCATCGACTCCGCTCAGCTGTTTCGGCAGCGCGTTTTTGAACAAAGTATGCAATTCCTGCCGGGTGATTTGTACAGCCGCAAAGACCACAATACCACACTCAGTTGGCTGATCAACCTGGGGAGTTTCAAGTTTGTGAAAAACCGCTTTGAATCGGTCTTGGACAGCACCAAATTAAACGCATTTTACTACCTCACGCCCCTGCCTAAACAGTCCTTGCGCGCAGAACTTACCGGAACCACCAAAACCAATAACCTCGTCGGCTCACAAGTTACCCTGGGATGGAGGCACCGCAATATTTTTCGTGGTGCCGAACATTTGGCCGTGAATTTATTTGGCAGTACCGAAGTGCAGGTCAGCGGCAATTTTGGAAAATCAAATCCTTTCCGCTTAGGGGGGGAAATTACCCTCAGTATTCCCCGTTTCGTCGTTCCTTTTTTGGACATTCGGGGCCGCAGCGAATTTGTGCCCAGAACCAACCTGCAATTGGGCTATGAATTGTTGAATCGGCAAAACCTATATACCCTCAACAGTTTTCGTGGAAATTTTGGGTATACCTGGAAAGAAAACCTGCAAAAAGAACATCAACTCAATCCTTTTACTTTCAACTACGTCAAACCATTGGAGGTTGCTCAACAGTACCTCGACAGCATCGTCAAAAATCCTTCGCTGGCCAAAATAGTGGAAGAACAATTTATAGTCGGTTCTACCTACAATTATAGTTACAATGAACTCGCCGGTTCTACTCGTCGAACAGGCTTTTATTTCAATGGTCTCCTGGATATAGCGGGCACTTTTGCCGGATTGGTGAATGGTTCCAACTGGCGAAACAATGAGGTGGGCACCTTACTGGGAGTGAAATTTTCACAATATGCCAAAGCCGAAATTGACCTGCGCTACTACAAACAACTTGACCGCCGCAGTCAATGGGTCAACCGCCTCATTTTGGGTTTTGGCTATCCTTACGGCAATAGCCGACAGCTCCCTTTTGTGAAACAGTTTTTCTCGGGAGGAAACAACAGCCTGCGGGGTTTTCGCAGCCGTACCGTTGGGCCAGGGCGTTATACGCCGCCCAACCGGGACAATCCTGGGGTACTTTTTTTACCCGATCAGTCGGGCGACATGAAGCTGGAATTCAATTCCGAATACCGGCCCAAGCTGTTCAGTATCGTCGAAGGGGCTTTGTTTTTCGATGCCGGAAATGTCTGGTTACTGAATGAGGATCCACTCAAACCGGGCGCACAATTCAGCAGCAGGTTTTTGAAAGAACTGGCCGTGGATGCGGGCTTTGGCCTCCGCCTGGATTTTACCATCTTGTTGCTGCGCCTGGACTTCGCCTTTCCCCTAAAAGTACCTTACCTCGATAAACTCCCCAACAAAAACATGGTGTTTAACCTGGCCATCGGGTATCCTTTTTAG
- a CDS encoding D-sedoheptulose-7-phosphate isomerase — MDTSIFIADYLEKHQRLIANLPQAKIAELIAIYEKAWQENRQMFVCGNGGSATNASHFITDLSKAASDKMDKPFKGMSLNEHLSWITALGNDYAYEDIYVRQLMNFAQPGDLFMALSVSGNSPNLVKAAKWAKEQGVFVIALVSSRPCQLAELADFLIAVDETHYGRVEDAHMGICHMVCYAFIEKT, encoded by the coding sequence ATGGATACAAGCATATTTATTGCTGACTACCTTGAAAAACACCAGCGCCTGATTGCCAATTTGCCGCAGGCAAAAATCGCGGAACTCATCGCCATTTACGAAAAAGCCTGGCAGGAAAACCGCCAGATGTTCGTCTGTGGCAATGGCGGGAGCGCCACCAATGCCTCCCATTTTATCACCGATTTGAGCAAAGCGGCTTCGGATAAAATGGACAAACCCTTCAAAGGCATGTCGCTCAATGAGCACCTCTCCTGGATCACGGCTTTAGGGAATGACTACGCCTACGAAGACATCTACGTGCGACAACTGATGAATTTTGCCCAGCCCGGCGACCTGTTTATGGCTTTGAGTGTGAGTGGAAATTCACCCAACCTGGTCAAAGCCGCCAAATGGGCCAAAGAACAGGGGGTGTTTGTGATTGCGCTGGTGAGTTCCCGGCCTTGTCAATTGGCCGAACTGGCCGATTTCCTCATCGCGGTGGATGAGACCCACTACGGCCGGGTGGAAGATGCGCATATGGGGATCTGCCACATGGTTTGTTATGCTTTTATCGAAAAAACGTAG
- a CDS encoding ROK family protein has protein sequence MNIGIEIGGTKLQLATGDPATGKIDQIYRYRVDKAQGAQGILAQIDQTLQALPQPPSRIGIGFGGPVNRQTGVIATSHQIGGWSGFDLNQWIKERFDAPAFIDNDANVAALGEARFGAGEGYAQVFYITLGSGVGGGMVSSGQLYHGNVPGEAEVGLLQMDRDGNTLESNCSGWALDAKIRALLPSLPAQSILKQGVGAQQSGEAQFLLPAFNQGDLTAAELLKDYSDTLAWGLSHVVHLFNPQIIVLGGGVSLIGEALRVRVQEALPKYLVKAFQPGPRIALANLKEEAVLVGALCLLNR, from the coding sequence ATGAACATAGGCATCGAAATCGGCGGCACCAAACTACAACTGGCCACAGGTGACCCTGCCACAGGTAAGATTGATCAAATCTACCGCTACCGGGTGGACAAAGCCCAGGGTGCGCAGGGTATTTTGGCTCAAATTGACCAAACTTTGCAAGCCTTGCCGCAGCCGCCCAGCCGCATTGGGATCGGCTTTGGCGGGCCCGTCAACCGCCAAACGGGGGTCATCGCTACCTCGCACCAAATTGGGGGCTGGTCGGGATTTGATTTAAACCAATGGATAAAAGAACGGTTTGATGCTCCGGCTTTTATCGACAACGATGCCAATGTAGCCGCGCTGGGTGAAGCCCGTTTTGGCGCAGGGGAAGGTTACGCACAGGTTTTTTACATTACTCTAGGCAGTGGGGTCGGCGGCGGAATGGTCAGCAGTGGGCAGCTTTACCACGGCAATGTACCGGGGGAAGCTGAGGTCGGGCTGTTGCAGATGGATCGCGATGGGAACACCCTGGAGTCCAATTGTTCGGGCTGGGCCTTGGACGCCAAAATTCGAGCTTTGTTGCCCAGCTTGCCCGCACAATCAATACTCAAACAAGGGGTAGGAGCCCAGCAATCCGGGGAGGCCCAGTTTTTATTGCCTGCATTCAATCAAGGCGATCTCACTGCCGCTGAACTACTCAAGGACTATTCGGATACCCTGGCCTGGGGCCTTTCACATGTGGTGCATTTGTTTAACCCACAAATCATTGTGCTGGGTGGTGGCGTTTCGCTGATTGGTGAGGCACTCAGGGTGCGGGTACAGGAGGCGCTGCCCAAATATTTGGTCAAGGCGTTTCAGCCGGGGCCGCGGATCGCGCTGGCAAACCTTAAAGAAGAGGCCGTGCTGGTGGGGGCATTGTGCCTGCTGAATCGGTAG